ACAAGGTTGCCTGTTATGGGGGTTACGAGTCATCATCCCTTCCCGCTATCAAGCAGATATGCTGGAAGAACTGCACACGGGTCACCCAGGCATTGTCCGGATGAAAGAGTTAGCACGCAGTTACTTGTGGTGGCCAAACGTTGACATACAAATTGAGCAAATGGTGAGAAACTGTGCGAGCTGTCAGCAGGTTAAAAAACCACCGGCCGTGGCTCCACTTATGCCTTGGATGTGGCCAAGTCATCCGTGGCACAGGATTCACATAGATTATGCTGAAGATGAGAACGGGCATTACCTCATTGTTGTGGACGCACATTCTCGCTGGCCTGAGATTTTCTTCATGCCACGCAACACGTCAGCGGGGGCGACAATCTCAATTTTACGGGAACTGTTTGCGAAGTACGGTTTGCCAGTTCAGTGTGTTAGTGATAATGGTCCTCAATTTCGCAGTGAGGATTTCGCGCGCTTCCTGAAGTTGAATGGGGTAAAGCATGTACGAGTAGCACCCTACCACGCAGCAAGTAATGGTTTAGCGGAACGTATGGTGCAATCTTTCAAGGCCCACATGAAGACCTGTAAGGGCAGCAAGTTGTCAGTTCCGCAGCGTATTGCCAATTTCTTACTGACATACCGGTCAACAAGGCATCCCACGACTGGCAGTACCCCAGCTAAGCTCTTTTTAGGACGCGAGCTTCGGACCCGGCTTACCCTTCTTCGTCCAAATACGGGAGAGAAAGTCATGGATTCACAAGCTAAACAGAAAGCAACACACGATGTACACGCTAAGTTTAGAGAGTTCTACCCCGGTGACAGAATCTTGATAAAGGATCTGCGGAAGGAGAACACCTGGTGGCCAGGCTCGGTAGCTGAACGAAGTGGGCCCAAATCTTACATAGTTGTGCTCAACGATGGTCGAGTTTGGAAACGACATTTGGACCACCTTAGGCGTGATAGTATGGACAGCGCGGTTTTGCAGCAAGAGGATGAACGAGAATTTAAGAGCGACGCTGCAGATCCAGCTCCATTCACCTCAGGGACTGAGGATGTTCCAGTACCTTGTCCGTTACCAGCAGACCTACCTGTCGTGAGACCGGCAGATTCCGGAGATCAAGTTACTTTGGAGACGTTAGAATCCCCTCCTGTCGCAGAGAAGTCAACACCGGTTCAGGGTCAATCAGCCGAGACAGGTCGGACGCCACTTCGCCGATCCAGTAGAGTGCGCAAGGCACCGGACAGATTGATCGAGAAAACATGACATTCTTGGACACCTGACGTTAcatttgttgaattttgtaATACATTTCGGGACATTGTTATAAGAGAATTAACGTATCGTTTTCAGTTCATCAGTCTTGGACAGTTAGTGGTTGTAAAAGCATCCTAGTTAAGTTAGCAACACCCAAGAAAAGGGGAGTTGTGGTGTATTTGCCTCGGTTTGAcgctagctaatttgcatattgcacgtgtattccttctggttgtgttttcaatataataatcttataaactgtctgtctgttCATTATTCACGGCAACGACGAAATACGTTACAAACGCTAATAAACATTGAAGCATGTTAAAGGACCCCACAGTGTTTGCAAAGACTTCAAGGACACAGACCTTGGAATGATGGTCATCTTGAGTAGTTTACGATATTTGACTGTGTAAATGCttgaaggtacatgtattaGCTGCCTCAAGCATGGTGATGATGTTGGGAAGGTTACATTAATTTTACCACTGGAAGATACCAACATGCATATCATCCCCACTCCTTTAATaggtttgctttgtttttttttaaacaacttttttcttttttgaaggtAACAAAGGGATAACAAACATTATATTTTACTCACCCTCACTAAGGTTTAGAGGAACACTGTAGTTCTCTCCATCCACAAGCGAAATAACTTGTGCACTACCAGACCCACAAATGCTTAGAAACTCGAAACCAAGACAAGTTCCCCAGAGTGGAAATACATCACCAGCTTTGTTTGCTTTTACTGCTAGATTAAACAGTATTTTGCCCGTCCTTGCGTAAGGGGAATCAGGCAAATCTGCTCCACCACCAGGAAATAGGACACTGTACATTGAGAAGTAAACAATCAGTTAGGAATCATATGCATGCAGCCCTTTTACAGTAGATATCTCTTAATAGAAGTTGCAGCATACTTATACAACAGAGAATTTTCACATGATGTCATGGCGGACATGTTCGaggagtgaaacaaagaaacagcggccatgttggaggaatgatatattcttttgggaattgaactctattcttatgaaaattcttccctttgttttagtatgcaaacatggctgctggtcacatgaaCAAAAACACTCTATTTGGGTTGGCGTAGTGGTCTTACTTGTCTTTCACCGATAATGAAGAAAAATTGGTCCAAGTTGGGGCTGCatggtacaaaacacaggtcacagctGGTCATAAtgttttaccaacacagaaacAACCATAACCATTTACCAATGGTAACATTGGACCTAAAAACATTggtttaggcctaataaggTCTAAGGTttgctttaatgaatgtttgattctttctgtattggtaaaacaatgacctgtgacgtGTTTTCAGTACCTGGTGCTGCCTCAGTTGACACTGCGGCACGCAATGTCCTATGTGGGcagagtttgttggttctcttatCTTCCCTGAGAGGTTTTTCTATGGATACTTCAGTTGCTCACTTTAatcaaaaaacaataaattatttttcttcaacTTAATCGCTTTAAATTCATGTGATTTGATTTACATTTTTCCTTATTAGGAGAACACTTTTTGCTCAGCTCAATAAGCTTGGGAATAACTtgtgtgatgatgatgatgaggattaTCATTGTTCTTCAATTTGTTCCCTGTTTTCTTTTAAGGCCAATTAGATCAAACCATGGTCATTAGGCACTAGAAGTCGCTGGAGTGTTCATGCTATTTACTTGTAGAAGGACCCTTCTCAGAATGTGCAATGTACAAATCCCACATTAATGGTCAAAGCCCAAGGTTTCAGGTTGGCAATGGGCTAGCTGGGTTATGGAAGGGAGGGACATTAGCTGTCAAAGTTTGTCAGTTTTTTACATTTCCATTGCTGTTCGTTCCAAGTCTTTCTCATTAGAAAACAGTTCCTTTATATCCTTGTTCAGTCTTTTCATTCCTCCTCCTAAATAGCCAATCACAGATGGTATCACTTTCACCATATACCCTTCCATTCGTTCACATATCTCGACACTCAGCTGCTggtactattattatcatcatcatcatcaccatcatcatcattgctGTTCTGCAACCAGTGTTGGGCTGCCAACCCAAGGTATAAATGAAGGAGAGGAAATGATTGTGCATAAAGGGAAACTCAGATAAACTTGACTTCACTTGATAACTTgatgaaatttcaaaatgattatTGGTTTCTTTCTTCACAGCCTACCCATTTATGGAACTGAACAGCTTCTCCAACTGCTCCTCACTTAAATCATTTCTGTTGTGAGTCAATTTACAAAATAACAATCAAGTATCTTATTTGCAAGAGAAAAATGCATACAGATGAGACTGCCATAAGTGTGACTCTCGCCTGGTACAACATTATATGTAGCataagagaatttttttttgccagcgAAAGAAAGCCTCTAACTGATATGCTTCTTAAAGTGCCTCTAAccccaaaattttttttggccAGAAAAAATCTTTGTTTCACTGAGCAAGATTCTgcaaaatttttttcatttggttgAAACCTCatatttttatgaattttcaaagttatattttttccTGTATGACTGAGTGAAGCGTAGACTGGGGCTAGTGATGTCATTCCAGGATACTCCGATCCGATCTTGGTCACTTTAGCCCTTCGCTCAAACCTTCCTGCATGCTGCACCGCCTTGCACACTATCGTTGATTCCTTGACATTATCTTGTGGTGTTTCTTCCGCAGTTGTACATGTATGATGTTGTACTACAGTACTCTTATTCCTTCGGAGTTTTCTCTCAAGTTCCATGTTGACGAGAACATCAGAACTTTCAATTCAAAAGCATCTTTATTCCTCTAAATAATAAAGACAAACACAGGGATTGTACTCAACCTCactcccagggtctctcttttctGCCTTCATTCTCAACAACAGTGGAAGCAGGGAAGAGAAACCCTTAGAACGAGGTTGGCTTGTACTTTGAGAAATATGCTCATCTAGAAGGAGATCTTATCTGGTAAGCCGATTGTTTCATAAGAAGGATGTGTACAAAAGAAACGTGTATCGAACAAGTGGGAATTCTCACAACAATAATTTTCTCACCTTCCTCTTGCTTCGCTCGCTTTCAGCGTGTTTTACACTCTCTCCTACAGACTGAACAGCCAGAGTATGGACAGTTGGAAGGACACAAACTCCAACTTCATCTTTTAGCAATCTTAGTTGACGATTGTCCCGAGTTCACTGTGAAGTTGTTGTCTTGGAAGTGCTTCGAACACACAGCCGAGTATTTGGAGGGCTTCCAATGTGCCTGCTTCAGTtgaacaaagtcaacccactgttttcttctctttcttttcagCGGGTCCTCTGCTCCACCCTTCTGATTTGGAGTGTTGCGACACCCGAAAACAACACAGACGTCGGGCATTTTCGTTGAGCAAGTTGTTTATCACCACGCTCACAAGAGAAATCCTGGTATGATGTCATGAATCGTGCTCAACTCAGACccaatttgatatttttttcacttGGTAATGTTTCAAAAGGAGGCGATTTTTTCCTCCTTTGAATATTCCCCAAAAAATCGAGGTttcaaacaaatgaaaatatttttgcgGAATCTTGCTCAGTGTGATGATTTTTTTTcggcccaaaaaaaaaagttttggggttataggcactttaaactTCACAACTGTAATATCCTTATGGATCACAAATCACAAAGAAGCTAATCGAAAACACTCTCCTAGTTCACACTGTTCCCTACACGATCACTTGTCCTATGCCCACTCGGTCACCGGGTTCCCACGCTGGAGAGATCCCGGATGTAAATACAAACACTACAACAACTGTGTGTTTTACAATCATgaacaagtttgattgagaGATAATTACGATAAATATTGGAaagtaataattaaatttaaaagttaAGAGCGGCCGTATAGTTAAAATGGTAATGCAGTCTCTCCTCAATTGACGCATTTCAGATCTAATTAAAGCAGCTCAAGCAGATTCAAATCATAAAATATATTACATGTATAAGAATCTGTGTGGAAGCTTGCTTTAAtcaataaaatgaaattaaaataataattattattgttgctaAAAGTTAGAAGACTTGTGTACAACATTTGTATAAaagtaacctttccttgaaccTATAACATATTGTTTGTTATGTTGCACACAGATCCTTGTGGTGTATTTCCATTCAAATCCTTGCACTTTAAGCTTAAAGCTCCGGGGCTTTTTTGCCTTGACTATGAGGAATGCCTCTGGAGACAAGCTTTCCTTGGAATGAATCAAACTTAGTCCAGTAAATGCCACATACATAATATTatttgcaatttgtttcaaaGGATACCGTATTGGAACAACTCGGCCCCCTGCAGATTCAATATATTTTACATAGGATGCAACGATGTACGTTGGACCAAAAGTCTTGTTCATGAAGGAACCAGTATTTTGAGCTAGAATTCCTGCAAAGGAATAAAGCCAAGGATATTTTCGACTCTTATTTTCAGTCCTTGCATCGGATAAGGAGAGCATGCATGCAAACAAATACAATTTCAACAAAAACTGAGTTGAAAATCTTGCTGTTTATAAAACACAAAATCTTATGTAAAAAATCTTTTTCTctgagaaaaaggaaaggaaaggatcaAGTGTCAAGTGCAGTGTTCCAGCGACGAAGAACTAACTGGGATTGTCAAAAACAATTTAGCCGTTCATACAATGTATGAAAATAGGTGAAGGGGTAATATAGAATCTAGCCATTTGCCTTTGTGTAAACTTCGAACATATTTCTATtctatttcttctttggaaACTGGTCGATGCGGTTCCAAAACAAGCTGTTTTTAAGCTGTCTGCGTTACTCGCTGGCGTGACATGGCCATGCTCATTTTTGCGCAATTTTGCTTGTTCAAGTAACAAAATGTTTTCTACCAGTATTATCGTCTCCTGTGTGTGTTGTAAACTGCATTGTTTGGgtttatttttacaaataaaGGGGCATCACGTGTCGATGTAGAGCACCTTTTTCTGGTTACCAAACTATATCTGCACAATCTGCATTAGCTGCACAATCTGCAATCTGCATGCCATCTGCATGATCTGCGTTTTAACATGACCGTGTTTTGTTTCAGTGTAATTACTTGGAAAATGCTATGTTGCTTTACACCAAGGTAtgaaaaaatatgaataaataagaagaaaaaaataagttaCAAACAGGAAATTAATCGCTAAGTACTATAGCCTCGAAACTAGGTGCCTAAAGGCATTGACAGATGAGGTGCTTGCTGCAAATGCAGGCAGACTATTCCACTCGGGTATGGTTCTTGTttagcataaaatattttgaagtttggAAAAGTTGGAGGATTAAACGCGTCGTCTCATCAAAGTACCCTGGTtgcagaggtttttcttgagccgtgAGAGAGTCGCAAAGCGGTGAAAGACAAGTCGCTTCGCgactcttcttcccttcctcgCAGCTCTctcggctcaagaaaaacctccaGGGTACAAAGTATATAAGCTTTAATCAAGTTgatcgcgcaccggtggctcagttggttgagcaccgggctgtcacgcgggaggtggttggccggaccaacactcagggtctttaaataactgaggagaaagtgctgcctttgtaattacatctgcaaatggtttgactctctagtcttctcggataaggacgataagccggaggtcccgtctcacaacccttcaatgttcataatcctgtgggacgtaaaagaacccgcacacttgtcgcaaagagtagggcatgtagttcccggtgttgtgctctgtcttctgtgatgtatcatggttggaagggtaaatgctcggagatattagctacaccaagctactctaaaaatccgagggttaataaagatatatgatatgatatcgTCTGCCGTTTGAATATATCAAGACGAAGATATAGTCTACTTACCGATTATTGGCCGGTCTGTCTTCACAGTGGAGATGGGCAGCTGATTTCGAGGTCGACATTCAACATGTGAGAAAATGAGCACAATACAAAGGCAAATCAAATTGGTGTTCAGTTTGTGCATAGCTAAAAAATTGTCTTTTCCTCCACCACTTGAAACAGTTTTACAGTGTGACGAACTGATAATGAGCTTTTGAGTACATTGTATATAAACATCACATGCTTTCCTCGTGTCTACATAGTGGTGTCTATTACCCCGTTGCCAATGGCCTGAGGGGAATCGAACGACCCCTGTTTTTCTTCGCTTCTCCATACTTTTTGTTTGATTTCCCACGAGAAAAAACGAAAAGCTTGAAGCGGAATGCATACATAGTTCCCTTACAACAGGACGAAAGCACCCGAAATGAAAATAGCGTTTTGATTGCGTGACAATCTTGTTTTGTTGGAGCTTGTTTTTGAGACGAAAAcggtaaccggaagtgagctgtttttccttttaacttgtcttcacacaaccacatttacaacGTCAAGTACTCTATTAGAGATGACTACATGTAATGTAAAACTCTTggggacaccactgtcctggaacGCAAAATTTTcccttctggttgccgtccacgtctcaaaacgcgcgcgtttttgagacgccgacggcaaccggaagtgagcaaaatcgagctgttttcccttttaacttgtcttcacccAACTACATTACATTGCTaacgtgtgcggggaaattgtggtgagaaattcgcctcgcgaggccgtgaggataaaatcaaacatgtttgatatttttggcctctcGATCTTGAGAAATTTCTTGAGAATCGAGCTGAcatactcacgtgactccaTCGGTTCAAGATGGTGTCGGAGGAAGATATTCCGACGTCACTGAGatcacgtgagaatgccatgtattttaattggcgaatcgctctgacgaaaggctaacgctcgaaacgtcagcttttagaatctctgtacggtggccattttacattttttacaaCTTTTCAACTCCACCGACGAAGCACCacggtttctttagaaactacccccttcatttttATTGGATGTCTGattgaccaagctcaactcgactcaactgtcctggcacgcgaaatgttctatTCGGGTGGCGTcccaaaaacgcgcgtgcttaagctcagTACACgagaacggcaaccggaagtgaactgttttccCATACTTCGCTTGACTGCCGTACtggggcgctttccttttgtatgGAAAAACGGGGGAGAATTTTCTGCTCAAAGGAACAGAACAAATTTCCTCAATCAAAACGGGATTGAGAAGTTCTGATTATCTTTTTCTCAAGAGACTGCCCTGGGTGGATACTAATAATTTAGAATAACAAACACGCCTGCTGGATATTTGATCATTACTTCATATAGAAACAGGAAGCAGGAAGCAGTACACTGCACTTGGAGATATAAAATCGCCCATGCAAACTATGACCTGTGGAATTCCACAGGCCAGTACACTAGGACCTCTGCTGTTTCTTATTTACATCAATGACTTGCCGAACTGCTCTGATAAATTAAGCTTTAAaatttttgctgacgataccaaCGTATTCGACTCGGCAAGCAACCTAAAAACTCTTGAAGCTCTAATGAATTCTGAACTTGAAA
The genomic region above belongs to Montipora capricornis isolate CH-2021 chromosome 8, ASM3666992v2, whole genome shotgun sequence and contains:
- the LOC138060000 gene encoding gamma-glutamyl hydrolase-like; this translates as MHSASSFSFFLVGNQTKSMEKRRKTGVVRFPSGHWQRGNRHHYVDTRKACDVYIQCTQKLIISSSHCKTVSSGGGKDNFLAMHKLNTNLICLCIVLIFSHVECRPRNQLPISTVKTDRPIIGILAQNTGSFMNKTFGPTYIVASYVKYIESAGGRVVPIRNDLSEEQLEKLFSSINGVLFPGGGADLPDSPYARTGKILFNLAVKANKAGDVFPLWGTCLGFEFLSICGSGSAQVISLVDGENYSVPLNLSEGYQSSRLFGSSAPEEIITYLKTKDVTFNHHRACVSTNEYHSNKALNKFFRLLSTNRDKEGKKEFVSTIEAYDYPFYGTQWHPEKNSFEWTSREAINHSKEAVLVTQYMANFFVNQARLSGHHFPNKQEEDDALIYKYSPVYCYPELTDYEQCYVFQKRAR